The following are encoded together in the Gemmobacter sp. genome:
- a CDS encoding ABC transporter ATP-binding protein, protein MTPDQPGIQPIVRLAGVHKTYEAETGNVRALEPVSFSMERGHIVSVVGPSGCGKSTLLRILAGIDPATGGQVVIDGRPITGPVPNMGIVFQRDLLLDWRNVLDNVMLPAELARANTPEIRARAIALLTELGVGDFLNRLPFELSGGMRQRVAIARALLMRPSLLLLDEPFSALDAMTRDQMNVILQRLQQHEQVTTLLITHSIAEAVFLSDKVVVMSSRPGRVLDVLDIDLPKPRPLSIREEPAFTALARRIRVLFEKEGVLAA, encoded by the coding sequence ATGACACCAGATCAACCGGGCATACAGCCCATCGTCAGGCTCGCCGGGGTCCACAAGACCTACGAGGCTGAAACCGGCAATGTCCGCGCGCTGGAACCCGTCAGTTTCAGCATGGAGCGCGGTCATATCGTCAGCGTGGTCGGCCCCTCGGGGTGCGGCAAGTCCACGCTGCTGCGCATCCTTGCAGGGATAGACCCGGCCACGGGCGGTCAGGTCGTGATTGACGGGCGCCCGATCACCGGGCCGGTGCCGAACATGGGCATCGTATTCCAGCGCGACTTGCTGCTGGACTGGCGCAACGTGCTGGACAACGTGATGCTGCCGGCCGAACTGGCGCGCGCCAATACGCCCGAAATTCGCGCCCGCGCCATCGCGCTGCTGACGGAACTGGGCGTTGGCGACTTTCTCAACCGGTTGCCGTTTGAACTGTCGGGCGGCATGCGGCAACGCGTGGCAATCGCCCGCGCGCTGCTGATGCGCCCCTCGCTGCTGCTGCTGGACGAACCATTCAGCGCGTTGGATGCGATGACCCGCGATCAGATGAACGTGATCCTGCAACGGCTGCAACAGCATGAGCAGGTCACCACGCTGCTGATTACCCATTCCATCGCCGAGGCGGTGTTCCTGTCGGACAAGGTTGTGGTGATGTCCTCTCGACCTGGTCGCGTGCTGGATGTGCTGGACATCGACCTGCCCAAGCCGCGCCCGCTGTCGATCCGCGAAGAGCCGGCGTTTACCGCCCTTGCGCGCCGGATCCGCGTTCTGTTCGAGAAAGAAGGGGTTCTTGCCGCATGA
- a CDS encoding ABC transporter substrate-binding protein: MRHSLISAVAATVLALPAHAETRVRLGLDWGYLPYHAPIALGVDKGYFKDEGIDLFMEPGRGSASTAIMLGEGNYDIAHINTSNAAVAISKGVPIRTVAVYQTRTAASFIGIKGKVKLDSVEAIKGYRIGSTPGGSDQLSLRIFRAVNKLGEMDLDVVSLDANAKQAGLMSGNVQVISGDGFAYGAIIRGTGQEAEIFSLADAGVPLMGFGYSVNTKFLESSPETITAFLRAVKRSWQDAVADPDGTCEKGRAKLELTHKQDACVDYLKGLMAISDDPALAGWGARTEAEWSALISTLAEVGEIQSPGDLATYYTNALLPN; this comes from the coding sequence ATGCGCCATTCACTTATCTCTGCCGTTGCCGCAACCGTGCTTGCCCTGCCGGCCCATGCCGAAACCCGGGTGCGACTGGGGCTGGACTGGGGCTATCTGCCCTATCACGCCCCCATCGCGCTGGGGGTGGACAAGGGATACTTCAAGGACGAGGGGATAGACCTGTTCATGGAGCCGGGCCGCGGTTCGGCCAGCACCGCCATCATGCTGGGCGAAGGCAACTACGACATCGCCCATATCAACACCTCCAATGCCGCCGTCGCCATTTCCAAGGGCGTGCCGATCCGGACGGTCGCCGTCTACCAGACACGCACGGCGGCCTCGTTCATCGGCATCAAGGGCAAGGTGAAGCTGGACAGCGTCGAGGCGATCAAGGGCTATCGCATCGGCAGCACCCCCGGCGGATCGGACCAGCTGAGCCTGCGCATCTTCCGTGCAGTGAACAAACTGGGCGAGATGGATCTGGACGTGGTGTCGCTGGATGCAAACGCCAAGCAGGCCGGGCTGATGTCGGGCAATGTTCAGGTGATCAGCGGTGACGGTTTTGCCTATGGCGCCATCATCCGGGGCACCGGGCAAGAGGCCGAGATCTTTTCGCTGGCCGATGCGGGCGTGCCCCTGATGGGCTTTGGCTATTCGGTGAACACAAAATTCCTCGAGTCCAGCCCCGAAACCATCACCGCCTTCCTGCGCGCTGTCAAACGGTCGTGGCAGGATGCGGTCGCCGACCCGGATGGCACCTGTGAAAAGGGCCGCGCCAAGCTGGAGCTGACGCACAAGCAGGACGCCTGCGTCGACTATCTCAAGGGGCTGATGGCGATTTCCGACGACCCTGCCTTGGCGGGCTGGGGTGCCAGGACCGAAGCCGAATGGTCGGCGCTGATCAGCACGCTGGCCGAGGTCGGGGAAATCCAGTCGCCGGGTGATCTGGCCACCTACTACACCAACGCGCTGCTGCCGAACTGA
- a CDS encoding calcium-binding protein: MASELINTVGPDTLRGGSEFTFFFPDWYAEIADLGVNDNDLLVSGSGGSLMYLTPGTDTLRGGSGYDEIETYASFDLRDGGRIYTAHIHGLAVDLRAGTYTARWHSMENGEISAEPVVVSSGRLSGIEKVHGSAGDDTMRGSDRTPVIWNGSPVAETFVSSKGNDLIDGRGGLDGVDYTYFDYEPDSLPGTITVNNSTGRAIDPWGHQDTLRGIEEFDFSDLSLVRFAGSAADETVRVWASTGGSRYDGKGGTDRIVFAVVAGAGTTTGIVADMVTGTARYEDGSTTTFKWFENVTGSRLDDLITGDGRANWIAGSDGNDTLYGMAGDDTLSGGLGRDVLEGGAGNDTILLSGATGAGPVRVRGFDFFADRFDASALQPAISAMPGQGVEAEPSGLRYDLTVDGGNLLVKVQGGLGKSLAVLANGVARLNAALDDAMVETGAVVEVATGATGVQTIAGAARDDLLIGGNWGNVMSGGAGSDAMIGAEGNDELAGATGNDIVAGLGEDDLLRGWTGDDLLFGGSGDDYLAGQDGNDTLVGGTGHDRLRGGAGADVFVLGPNDGPDENTLRDQVQDFQIGVDRLDLSAFGLTGAARDPATWGFEWRTSKVVVVRLPGVDGPAFELRGAAVVRQNEAALKDAALYMFTPAAQDMAGGAENDQLAGGTGADLLDGGRGADLLTGAGGRDMLFGGAGSDTLYGGAGRDLLSGGEGRDSLSGGGGDDMMLGGAGADTLTGGNGADVFFFVQADLAGATDRITDFELGTDRLAFDFDAASALTYQTGTNEVIVSLKDTGAQVVVLEIDRIDVALIEGGGLL, from the coding sequence ATGGCGAGTGAACTGATTAATACTGTCGGACCTGACACGCTGCGCGGAGGCAGCGAGTTCACCTTCTTCTTTCCCGACTGGTATGCCGAGATCGCGGATCTGGGCGTGAACGACAACGATCTGCTGGTCTCGGGGTCCGGCGGATCGCTGATGTATCTGACGCCGGGGACCGACACGTTGCGCGGCGGATCGGGCTATGACGAGATCGAGACCTATGCCAGCTTCGATCTGCGCGACGGCGGACGCATCTATACGGCGCATATCCACGGTCTTGCGGTGGATCTGAGGGCCGGCACCTATACCGCACGCTGGCATTCGATGGAGAATGGCGAGATCTCGGCCGAGCCGGTCGTGGTATCGTCCGGGCGGCTTTCCGGGATCGAGAAGGTCCATGGCTCGGCCGGCGACGACACGATGCGCGGATCGGACCGTACGCCGGTGATCTGGAACGGCAGTCCTGTCGCAGAGACCTTCGTCTCGAGCAAGGGCAACGATCTGATCGACGGCCGAGGCGGCCTGGACGGGGTGGACTACACCTATTTTGACTATGAGCCGGACAGCCTGCCAGGCACGATCACCGTGAACAACAGCACCGGCCGGGCCATCGACCCCTGGGGACATCAGGATACGTTGCGCGGCATCGAAGAGTTCGATTTCTCGGATCTCTCGCTGGTGCGCTTTGCCGGCAGCGCGGCGGATGAAACTGTCCGGGTCTGGGCCAGCACGGGAGGAAGCCGCTATGACGGCAAGGGCGGCACCGACCGGATCGTCTTTGCCGTCGTGGCCGGGGCCGGCACGACCACGGGGATCGTTGCCGACATGGTGACCGGAACTGCGCGCTATGAGGATGGCAGCACGACCACGTTCAAGTGGTTCGAGAATGTGACCGGATCGCGGCTGGACGATCTGATCACCGGCGATGGACGGGCCAACTGGATCGCCGGCAGCGATGGCAATGACACGCTTTATGGCATGGCAGGCGACGATACGCTGTCGGGCGGGCTGGGGCGCGACGTTCTGGAGGGCGGTGCTGGGAACGACACCATCCTGCTGAGCGGGGCGACGGGGGCCGGACCAGTGCGCGTGCGCGGCTTCGACTTCTTCGCCGACAGGTTCGACGCCAGTGCGCTTCAGCCTGCAATATCCGCCATGCCCGGGCAGGGGGTTGAAGCCGAACCCTCGGGCCTGCGCTATGATCTGACGGTGGATGGCGGCAATCTGCTGGTCAAGGTTCAGGGCGGGCTGGGCAAGTCGCTTGCAGTACTTGCCAATGGGGTTGCCCGGCTGAATGCGGCCCTGGACGATGCCATGGTCGAGACGGGCGCGGTGGTCGAGGTGGCCACGGGCGCCACGGGGGTGCAGACCATCGCGGGCGCTGCGCGCGACGACCTGCTGATTGGCGGGAACTGGGGCAATGTCATGTCGGGGGGCGCGGGCAGCGATGCCATGATCGGTGCCGAGGGCAATGACGAGCTGGCGGGCGCGACAGGCAACGACATCGTCGCCGGGTTGGGCGAGGACGATCTGCTGCGTGGCTGGACAGGCGACGACCTGCTGTTCGGCGGCAGCGGCGATGATTATCTGGCCGGGCAGGATGGCAACGACACGCTGGTGGGCGGCACCGGCCATGACCGGCTGCGGGGCGGGGCCGGCGCGGATGTGTTCGTGCTGGGACCGAACGATGGCCCCGACGAAAACACGCTGCGCGATCAGGTGCAGGATTTCCAGATCGGCGTGGATCGGCTGGATCTTTCGGCATTCGGGCTGACAGGCGCCGCCCGTGATCCGGCAACCTGGGGGTTCGAGTGGCGCACCAGCAAGGTGGTGGTGGTCCGTCTGCCCGGCGTTGACGGTCCCGCGTTCGAACTGCGCGGTGCGGCAGTCGTCAGGCAGAACGAAGCGGCGCTGAAGGATGCCGCGCTTTATATGTTCACGCCAGCGGCGCAGGACATGGCGGGCGGTGCCGAAAACGACCAGCTTGCCGGCGGCACCGGGGCAGATCTGCTGGACGGAGGTCGCGGCGCCGACCTGCTGACGGGTGCGGGCGGGCGCGACATGCTGTTTGGCGGGGCGGGATCGGACACGCTGTACGGCGGGGCGGGCCGCGACCTGCTGTCGGGCGGCGAGGGACGCGACAGCCTGTCAGGCGGTGGCGGTGACGATATGATGCTGGGCGGCGCAGGCGCCGACACGCTGACGGGCGGGAACGGGGCCGATGTGTTCTTCTTCGTGCAGGCCGACCTGGCCGGCGCAACCGACCGTATCACCGATTTCGAACTGGGCACGGACCGGCTGGCCTTCGATTTCGATGCGGCCAGTGCGCTGACCTATCAGACCGGAACCAACGAGGTCATCGTCAGCCTGAAGGACACCGGCGCGCAGGTCGTCGTGCTGGAGATCGACCGCATCGACGTTGCCCTGATCGAAGGCGGCGGCCTGCTGTAG
- a CDS encoding dipeptidase: MTPPPIIDALQCGNFDREVFQMLQAGGYRCVTPTLGFWEGTLESLDSLARWRDMERENADLIRIVRRADDIRACFADGKLGILLGYQNTNLLEDRIRYVELFADLGVRVLQLTYNNQNELGGSCYEKEDSGLTRFGREVVGEMARCGIVVDCSHTGDRTALDAIEHSPKPIAITHANPASVFPHARNRSDRVLKALAERGGVIGCAAYRNITPDWACATARGFAELIARTVEIAGVDHVGIGTDFSYKGDDAFRAWMRMGRWSRQLNYGAGSAAAPGAVEKPEWLPAADRLADLVPALRDVGFSDEEVAKIMGGNWLRLYGSVFG; this comes from the coding sequence ATGACGCCCCCGCCCATCATCGACGCCCTTCAATGCGGCAACTTTGACCGCGAGGTCTTTCAGATGCTTCAGGCGGGGGGGTATCGCTGTGTCACCCCTACGCTGGGCTTCTGGGAAGGCACGCTGGAATCCCTGGATTCCCTTGCCCGCTGGCGCGACATGGAGCGTGAAAATGCCGACCTGATCCGCATCGTGCGGCGCGCAGATGACATCCGGGCCTGTTTTGCCGATGGCAAGCTGGGCATCCTGCTGGGCTATCAGAACACCAACCTGCTGGAAGACCGCATCCGCTATGTCGAGCTGTTTGCCGATCTTGGCGTGCGGGTGTTGCAGCTGACCTACAACAACCAGAACGAACTGGGTGGTTCCTGCTATGAGAAAGAGGATAGCGGCCTGACCCGCTTTGGTCGCGAGGTGGTGGGGGAAATGGCGCGTTGCGGGATCGTGGTGGATTGCTCGCATACCGGCGACCGAACTGCGCTGGATGCCATCGAACACAGCCCCAAGCCCATCGCCATTACCCATGCCAACCCGGCTTCGGTCTTTCCGCATGCGCGCAACAGGTCGGACCGGGTGCTGAAGGCGCTGGCCGAACGCGGTGGGGTCATCGGATGCGCGGCCTATCGCAACATCACCCCCGACTGGGCCTGCGCCACTGCGCGCGGGTTTGCCGAACTGATTGCCCGCACGGTTGAAATTGCCGGCGTCGATCATGTCGGCATCGGCACCGATTTCAGCTACAAGGGCGACGATGCCTTTCGTGCCTGGATGCGGATGGGCCGCTGGTCGCGTCAGCTGAATTACGGGGCGGGATCGGCAGCCGCGCCCGGGGCGGTCGAAAAGCCGGAATGGCTGCCTGCGGCGGACCGGCTGGCCGATCTGGTGCCCGCGCTGCGTGATGTCGGCTTCTCGGACGAGGAGGTGGCCAAGATAATGGGCGGCAACTGGCTGCGGCTTTACGGATCTGTTTTCGGCTGA
- a CDS encoding RidA family protein — protein sequence MAPDQVPPGMMRIQPNHRRSRAVVVNGMVHIGGQFADDHSGDIGAQTRETLAKLDALLAECGSDRSHLVSVTIWLRDMADFDAMNAVYDAWIDPANPPTRCCGQVRMASDAMRIELTAIARVR from the coding sequence ATGGCTCCTGATCAGGTGCCGCCGGGCATGATGCGGATCCAGCCGAACCACCGCCGCAGCCGCGCGGTGGTGGTGAACGGAATGGTCCATATCGGCGGCCAGTTCGCCGACGACCATTCCGGCGACATCGGCGCGCAGACCCGCGAGACGCTGGCCAAGCTTGACGCTTTGCTTGCCGAGTGCGGCAGTGATCGGTCGCATCTTGTTTCCGTCACCATCTGGCTGCGCGACATGGCCGATTTTGACGCGATGAACGCGGTTTACGATGCCTGGATAGATCCGGCGAACCCGCCGACCCGGTGTTGCGGGCAGGTGCGGATGGCCAGCGACGCGATGCGCATCGAACTGACCGCGATTGCCAGGGTGCGCTGA
- a CDS encoding LysR family transcriptional regulator: MLTLMNFRVLVAVAETGSIRVAAQKLGRTPSAVSMSLKQLEEAIGTPLFDGDRKAHPTRLGWNCVETARDLLNHYDTACASITANARTESSHCTVAAVVSFAAEILPAAVRRVRQKLPEFRISLRESLSIRLGDLVADGLVDVAFGRGPSLREEVLYEPLFVDRYSLVCEDNHALAIQGAAVGWDTVLAQPLVAFENYEGYLREILERNPVTLRVSSASSAFAMIRAGMGSCVMPNLSRSLAPTGVRFLPIVDPAAYRTIGILKRRGRRLSPATMLLLDRVRRTVTDQAERLGLEPVTDQPKTDP; this comes from the coding sequence ATGCTGACTCTGATGAACTTTCGCGTGCTTGTGGCGGTGGCCGAGACCGGCAGCATCCGGGTAGCAGCACAGAAGCTGGGGCGCACACCTTCGGCGGTTTCCATGTCGCTCAAGCAGTTGGAGGAAGCCATCGGCACACCGCTGTTCGACGGTGACCGCAAGGCCCACCCCACCCGCCTTGGCTGGAACTGCGTGGAGACAGCGCGCGATCTGCTGAACCACTACGATACGGCCTGCGCCAGCATCACCGCCAACGCCCGCACCGAAAGCAGCCATTGCACTGTGGCAGCTGTGGTGTCCTTTGCTGCCGAAATCCTGCCTGCGGCCGTGCGAAGGGTGCGCCAGAAACTGCCCGAGTTCCGCATCAGCCTGCGGGAATCGCTGTCGATCCGGCTGGGGGACCTGGTGGCAGACGGTCTGGTCGACGTGGCCTTTGGACGTGGGCCATCCCTGCGCGAGGAAGTGCTGTACGAACCGCTGTTCGTAGACCGCTACAGCCTCGTGTGTGAAGACAACCACGCCCTGGCCATTCAGGGCGCGGCGGTGGGCTGGGACACCGTGCTGGCCCAACCACTGGTCGCGTTCGAGAACTACGAAGGCTATCTGCGCGAGATTCTTGAACGCAACCCCGTCACCCTGCGGGTGTCCAGCGCCAGCTCAGCCTTTGCGATGATCCGCGCCGGCATGGGAAGTTGCGTCATGCCCAATCTTTCGCGGTCGCTTGCCCCGACCGGGGTACGGTTCCTGCCGATTGTGGATCCCGCCGCATACCGGACCATCGGAATCCTGAAACGTCGCGGCCGCCGGCTGTCGCCGGCGACCATGCTGCTGCTGGACCGCGTGCGCCGGACGGTGACGGATCAGGCCGAGCGGCTGGGGCTGGAACCCGTGACCGATCAGCCGAAAACAGATCCGTAA
- a CDS encoding NAD(P)/FAD-dependent oxidoreductase → MERTKALGKTDAIVVGGGHNGLLCAGYLAKAGLKVTLLERTAHIGGPAATREFFPGYFSAISNSPGSLEPRVVADFDLEGHGLVFRRPDPTLVHPLTDGRLYIGWRDPARNDAQMNAWRPGEAARFHAVFAYLNRFAERLGISIYREPPSLQELVANLTTTEDEEMFSRIMFGSVRQLFEYFDLAPETQAVMGPLSVVSGLAGPSTPGTPFNLMMRPLSLASQKSDSEDDPRRMPLRGSTGLAVGGMGAIVEAMTRSVEALGVTILREAEVETIADEAAGPVVTLTDGRSFQAPVVVSAMHPHLTLRTVQSAAPEWAPLIDKAGRVPPAGSAFKIVLGLGDMPRYAAAADEAEARALASAQLRIAPTLDYLEDCHADLARGRMPENPLIWGLCHSMTSPQMAPEGKHILSINLGGAPHRGGGRRCRWTATRWCARWSRSCRNGSPICPTLSSIRPSSVPKNSKPILACSVPTSRIST, encoded by the coding sequence ATCGAAAGGACCAAAGCCTTGGGCAAGACGGATGCGATCGTCGTCGGAGGGGGCCACAACGGCCTGTTGTGCGCCGGCTACCTCGCCAAGGCCGGATTGAAGGTGACCCTGCTGGAACGGACCGCCCATATCGGCGGTCCGGCTGCCACGCGGGAATTCTTTCCGGGCTATTTCTCGGCGATCTCCAACTCTCCGGGTTCTCTTGAACCGCGGGTGGTGGCGGATTTCGACCTTGAAGGGCACGGGCTGGTGTTCCGCCGCCCCGACCCGACGCTGGTGCATCCGCTGACCGATGGGCGGCTCTATATCGGCTGGCGCGACCCGGCGCGCAACGATGCCCAGATGAACGCCTGGCGGCCGGGTGAGGCGGCGCGGTTCCACGCCGTGTTCGCCTATCTCAACCGCTTTGCCGAGCGGCTGGGCATCTCGATCTACCGCGAACCGCCCTCGTTGCAAGAGCTGGTCGCCAACCTGACCACGACCGAGGACGAAGAGATGTTCTCGCGGATCATGTTCGGCAGCGTGCGCCAGTTGTTCGAATACTTCGACCTTGCGCCCGAAACGCAGGCCGTCATGGGGCCGCTGTCGGTGGTCAGTGGGTTGGCCGGGCCATCCACTCCGGGCACGCCGTTCAACCTGATGATGCGGCCGCTCTCGCTTGCCTCGCAGAAATCCGACTCCGAGGACGATCCCCGCCGGATGCCCTTGCGCGGATCGACGGGTCTTGCCGTGGGCGGGATGGGGGCCATCGTCGAGGCGATGACCCGTTCGGTCGAGGCGCTTGGCGTCACCATCCTGCGCGAGGCCGAGGTCGAGACCATCGCCGACGAGGCCGCCGGCCCGGTCGTGACCCTGACCGACGGGCGCAGCTTTCAGGCGCCGGTCGTCGTCAGCGCGATGCATCCGCATCTGACGCTGCGCACCGTGCAATCGGCGGCGCCGGAATGGGCGCCCCTGATCGACAAGGCGGGCCGGGTGCCGCCTGCCGGCAGCGCGTTCAAGATCGTGCTGGGATTGGGCGACATGCCCCGCTATGCCGCCGCAGCGGACGAAGCCGAGGCGCGCGCCCTGGCCTCTGCCCAGCTGCGGATCGCGCCGACGCTCGACTACCTTGAGGATTGCCATGCCGATCTGGCACGTGGCCGGATGCCGGAAAACCCGCTGATCTGGGGGCTGTGTCATTCGATGACCTCGCCGCAGATGGCGCCCGAGGGCAAACACATCCTGTCGATCAACCTGGGCGGCGCGCCGCACCGGGGGGGAGGGCGCCGGTGCCGGTGGACCGCGACGCGGTGGTGCGCAAGGTGGTCGCGATCATGTCGGAATGGATCCCCAATCTGCCCGACATTGTCGAGCATCAGGCCGTCATCGGTGCCGAAGAATTCGAAGCCGATCTTGGCCTGTTCGGTGCCAACATCGCGCATCTCGACATGA
- a CDS encoding ABC transporter permease, producing MNAASTTVSTTTSGPSASVVQRRRRRILRNAALPVLSAIVGLIVWEIVVRAFDIPAYLLPAPTEVVEVLFNRFPYLMTNLGYTMFSALLGFTLAMILGVGLGIAIASSPVVDRVVYPWLVISHAIPKVVVAPLLLVWIGFGVKSGVIFVVFFTFFTIVVNTVMGLKSADPDLLHMVRSMGASKMKVLWKIKLPNALPNIFTGIKIAATLAPVGAVIGEFVASNRGLGYVLIQAVGSMSIDLAFAAVFLVSGFGVIVWYLAELIEKRILPWHASQRGQH from the coding sequence ATGAACGCTGCATCCACCACTGTCAGCACAACGACCTCTGGCCCCTCGGCGAGTGTGGTCCAACGCCGTCGCCGCCGGATCCTGCGCAATGCCGCTCTGCCGGTGCTGAGCGCGATTGTCGGACTGATCGTCTGGGAAATCGTGGTTCGCGCCTTTGACATCCCGGCCTATCTGCTGCCGGCCCCCACCGAGGTGGTCGAGGTACTGTTCAACCGCTTTCCCTATCTGATGACCAATCTTGGCTACACGATGTTCTCGGCGCTGCTGGGGTTCACCCTGGCAATGATCCTTGGGGTGGGCCTTGGCATCGCCATTGCCTCATCCCCCGTCGTCGACAGGGTGGTCTATCCCTGGCTGGTGATCTCGCACGCAATCCCCAAGGTCGTTGTAGCGCCGCTTTTGCTGGTCTGGATCGGCTTCGGGGTCAAAAGCGGGGTGATCTTCGTGGTGTTCTTCACCTTCTTCACGATCGTGGTGAACACAGTAATGGGCCTGAAATCCGCCGACCCCGATCTGCTGCACATGGTGCGGTCGATGGGCGCCAGCAAGATGAAGGTTCTGTGGAAGATCAAGCTGCCGAACGCGCTGCCCAACATTTTCACCGGGATCAAGATTGCCGCCACGCTGGCCCCGGTCGGCGCGGTGATCGGCGAGTTCGTCGCGTCGAACCGTGGGCTTGGCTATGTGCTGATCCAGGCTGTGGGCAGCATGTCCATCGACCTTGCCTTTGCCGCGGTATTCCTGGTGTCGGGCTTTGGCGTGATCGTCTGGTATCTGGCCGAGCTGATCGAAAAGCGCATCCTGCCCTGGCACGCCAGCCAGCGCGGTCAGCACTGA
- a CDS encoding aldehyde dehydrogenase family protein — MNHLDRFYIGGAWVAPASPALIPVENPATGAIVAHVAQGTAADVDAAVAAARKAFDTGACGDREFRLALLRRILAAYGDHQSRIGDLIADEIGAPRAFARNVQAGSALNHLRKAIEVLENYAFEDLRGTTMVRHEPIGVAGLITPWNWPINQVACKVFPALAAGCSMVLKPSELSPLSAIALTELLHDAGVPPGVFNLVQGEGPEVGEALARHPGVDMISLTGSARAGAAVTVAAAPTVKRVCLELGGKAANILLDDVDLEAAVTRGVQNCMRNAGQSCSAPTRMLVPHAQMGRAATIAAQVADGLKVGPPDAEGVDLGPLISARQLERVRAYIDSGIAEGARLVAGGPDRPEALAAGHFVRPTVFADVTPDMRIAQEEIFGPVLCLIGYGSDDEAVAIANGTVFGLTAYVQSPDLDRARAIARRLRAGSVLLNYAPVDPNGPFGGFKQSGNGREYGIFGFEEFLEVKGMVGYA, encoded by the coding sequence ATGAACCATCTGGATCGCTTCTATATTGGTGGCGCTTGGGTTGCCCCGGCCAGCCCGGCCCTGATCCCGGTGGAAAACCCGGCAACCGGCGCGATTGTGGCACATGTTGCCCAAGGCACCGCTGCCGATGTTGACGCGGCGGTTGCCGCCGCACGAAAGGCCTTCGATACGGGGGCCTGCGGGGATCGGGAATTCCGGCTGGCGTTGCTGCGCCGGATCCTTGCCGCCTATGGCGACCACCAGTCCCGGATTGGTGACCTGATCGCGGATGAGATCGGTGCGCCGCGCGCCTTTGCCCGCAATGTGCAGGCTGGCAGCGCGCTCAACCATCTGCGCAAGGCGATCGAGGTTCTGGAAAACTACGCCTTCGAGGATCTGCGCGGCACTACCATGGTGCGGCATGAGCCCATCGGCGTTGCAGGGTTGATCACGCCTTGGAACTGGCCGATCAATCAGGTCGCCTGCAAGGTTTTCCCGGCACTTGCCGCTGGCTGTTCCATGGTTCTGAAGCCTTCGGAACTTTCCCCGCTTTCGGCCATCGCATTGACCGAGCTGCTGCATGACGCTGGCGTGCCGCCCGGCGTCTTCAACCTCGTCCAGGGCGAAGGCCCCGAAGTGGGCGAGGCGCTGGCACGCCATCCGGGCGTTGACATGATTTCGCTGACCGGATCGGCGCGCGCTGGTGCCGCCGTCACGGTTGCGGCGGCGCCCACGGTCAAGCGCGTCTGCCTGGAACTGGGCGGCAAGGCGGCCAATATCCTGCTGGACGATGTCGATCTGGAGGCAGCCGTAACGCGTGGGGTGCAGAACTGCATGCGGAACGCGGGGCAATCCTGTTCTGCCCCCACCCGCATGCTGGTGCCGCACGCCCAGATGGGCCGCGCAGCAACCATCGCTGCGCAGGTGGCCGACGGGCTGAAGGTCGGTCCGCCCGACGCCGAAGGTGTCGATCTGGGGCCGCTGATCAGCGCGCGCCAGCTGGAAAGGGTGCGCGCCTATATCGACAGCGGCATTGCCGAAGGTGCCCGACTGGTCGCTGGTGGCCCGGACCGGCCAGAGGCATTGGCTGCGGGCCATTTCGTCCGCCCGACCGTCTTTGCCGATGTCACCCCTGACATGCGGATTGCGCAGGAGGAGATCTTTGGTCCGGTGCTGTGCCTGATCGGCTACGGCAGCGACGACGAGGCGGTGGCCATTGCCAATGGCACGGTGTTCGGACTGACGGCCTATGTCCAGTCTCCCGATCTCGACCGCGCGCGGGCCATCGCCCGGCGCCTGCGCGCCGGCAGCGTGCTGCTGAACTATGCGCCGGTCGATCCGAACGGGCCTTTTGGCGGGTTCAAGCAATCGGGGAACGGGCGGGAATACGGAATCTTCGGCTTCGAGGAGTTCCTGGAGGTCAAGGGCATGGTTGGTTACGCCTGA
- a CDS encoding muconolactone Delta-isomerase family protein produces the protein MSSEKLVEFLVNISFVGPVGWPKADVDALVAKERAHAAELAKQGYLVRMWRVPARRENWGLWRARDATHLHEIITGLPFWPYMQLTVHPLAAHPVDPLKFGHGS, from the coding sequence ATGTCCTCGGAAAAACTTGTCGAATTCCTCGTCAACATCTCGTTCGTCGGTCCGGTCGGCTGGCCCAAGGCAGATGTGGACGCTCTTGTCGCCAAAGAGCGCGCCCATGCGGCAGAGTTGGCCAAGCAGGGTTACCTGGTGCGGATGTGGCGCGTGCCGGCCCGGCGGGAAAACTGGGGGTTGTGGCGTGCCCGCGACGCGACCCATCTGCACGAGATCATCACCGGTCTGCCGTTCTGGCCCTACATGCAGCTGACCGTGCATCCGCTGGCCGCGCATCCCGTCGATCCGCTGAAGTTTGGCCATGGCTCCTGA